In one window of Candidatus Kinetoplastibacterium blastocrithidii (ex Strigomonas culicis) DNA:
- the guaA gene encoding glutamine-hydrolyzing GMP synthase: MNQHILVIDYGSQVTQLIARRIREIGVYTEVESNDISEEIIQKHITKGLKGIILSGSFASAYEEDLKLKLPLSIFQIGIPVLGICYGMQAMAMELGGMVNSSKNREFGYTEVINCGNSQLLGNISDFYTENNEKILKVWMSHADTVTVLPKGFKKIAYSRTTSSIAGMEDIDRNLYALQFHPEVTHTIQGYEILKRFVINICKCNLRWSMPNYIDKSIEEIKSLVGKDKVILGLSGGVDSSVAAILIHRAIKDQLTCIFVDNGLMRFEESKQVKKLFSENLKINIIYVDSSETFIKKLNGIIDPELKRKIIGNEFVNVFQKEANKIKDVCWLAQGTIYPDIIESSHGKKVIKSHHNVGGLPEKMSLKLLEPLKHLFKDEVRKLGKELGLDDEMLFRHPFPGPGLGVRIIGEVKLEFLDLLKKADNIFIEELKNNINKETNKPWYDSISQAFAVFLPIKSVGVMGDNRTYEYVIALRAIKTNDFMTADWFQLPFDLLSKISSRIINEAHGINRVVYDISNKPPATVEWE; this comes from the coding sequence ATGAATCAACACATTTTAGTAATTGATTATGGATCACAGGTTACACAACTTATTGCCCGTCGCATAAGAGAAATAGGTGTTTACACTGAGGTGGAATCTAATGATATAAGTGAAGAAATAATACAAAAACATATAACCAAAGGATTAAAAGGAATAATATTATCAGGTAGTTTTGCTTCTGCTTATGAAGAAGATTTAAAATTAAAATTGCCTTTATCCATATTTCAGATTGGTATTCCTGTACTAGGAATATGTTATGGCATGCAAGCTATGGCTATGGAATTAGGAGGCATGGTTAACAGTTCAAAAAATAGGGAATTTGGCTATACAGAAGTAATAAATTGTGGAAATAGTCAATTATTAGGAAATATTAGTGATTTTTATACAGAAAATAATGAAAAAATATTAAAAGTATGGATGAGTCATGCTGATACTGTAACAGTTCTACCTAAAGGATTTAAAAAGATAGCATATTCAAGAACAACATCCTCTATAGCAGGAATGGAAGATATAGATAGAAATCTTTATGCATTACAATTCCATCCAGAAGTCACACATACTATTCAGGGATACGAAATATTAAAAAGATTTGTGATTAATATATGCAAATGTAATTTAAGATGGAGTATGCCTAATTATATTGATAAAAGCATAGAAGAAATAAAATCTTTAGTTGGGAAAGATAAAGTAATACTAGGGTTATCCGGAGGTGTGGATTCTTCCGTAGCAGCTATATTAATACATAGGGCTATAAAAGATCAGTTGACATGTATTTTTGTAGATAATGGTCTAATGCGTTTTGAGGAATCAAAACAAGTAAAAAAATTGTTTTCTGAAAATTTAAAAATAAATATTATTTACGTAGATAGCTCAGAAACATTTATTAAGAAGCTGAATGGTATAATTGATCCAGAACTAAAAAGAAAAATTATTGGAAATGAATTTGTCAATGTTTTTCAAAAAGAAGCCAATAAAATTAAAGATGTCTGTTGGCTAGCTCAAGGAACTATATATCCAGACATAATAGAATCTTCTCACGGTAAAAAGGTTATAAAATCTCATCATAATGTTGGTGGACTTCCAGAAAAAATGAGTTTAAAACTTTTAGAGCCTCTTAAACATTTATTTAAAGATGAAGTAAGAAAATTAGGAAAAGAGCTAGGATTAGATGATGAAATGCTTTTTCGTCATCCTTTTCCTGGCCCTGGGTTGGGAGTAAGAATTATAGGAGAAGTAAAACTAGAATTTTTAGATCTTCTTAAAAAAGCTGATAATATTTTTATTGAAGAACTAAAAAACAATATAAATAAAGAAACAAATAAACCATGGTATGATTCTATATCACAGGCTTTTGCTGTATTTTTACCAATTAAATCAGTTGGAGTAATGGGAGATAATCGCACATATGAATATGTTATTGCTTTAAGAGCTATAAAAACTAATGATTTCATGACTGCCGATTGGTTTCAATTGCCATTTGATTTGCTATCAAAAATATCATCAAGAATAATTAATGAGGCGCATGGTATTAACAGAGTTGTTTATGATATTTCCAACAAACCACCTGCGACTGTAGAATGGGAATAA
- the guaB gene encoding IMP dehydrogenase, which yields MRISKKALTFDDVLLVPSYSEVLPKDASLLTKLTKNISLNIPLVSAAMDTVTESSLAIALAQEGGIGIVHKNLTIEEQAKEVSCVKRHEFGIVIDPITVTPEMKVGDAISLQKKFGISGLPVVENDTVIGIITNRDLRFEDNLSQPLRNIMTPKERLVIMKEGATLEEAKSLMHKHRLERVLIVNDDFKLRGLATVKDIVKNTEHPIASKDSRGQLIVGAAVGINPGTEERVEALVVSGVDVIVVDTAHGHSRGVLDRIKWIKNNFPNLEVIGGNVATGAAAKSLIEHGADGIKVGIGPGSICTTRIISGVGIPQITAISDVSKAIKGSNIPIIADGGIRYSGDIAKSIAAGASSCMMGSIFAGTEEAPGEITIFKGRTYKSYRGMGSIGAMADGSADRYFQSNKSTDKLVPEGVEGRVAYKGSVISIIYQLIGGLRASMGYCGCSSINDMQENTEFVEITSSGIYESHVHDINITKEAPNYRSD from the coding sequence ATGCGCATATCTAAAAAAGCCCTTACATTCGATGATGTCTTATTGGTACCATCATACTCTGAAGTTTTACCTAAAGATGCTTCTTTATTAACTAAATTAACAAAAAATATTAGTCTTAACATACCATTAGTATCAGCTGCAATGGATACTGTAACAGAATCAAGTCTAGCAATAGCTCTTGCCCAAGAAGGAGGTATAGGGATAGTCCATAAAAATCTAACAATAGAAGAACAAGCTAAAGAAGTTTCTTGTGTCAAAAGACATGAATTTGGCATAGTTATAGATCCAATAACAGTAACTCCGGAAATGAAAGTTGGAGATGCTATATCTCTGCAAAAGAAATTTGGAATTTCAGGATTACCTGTGGTAGAGAATGATACAGTTATAGGAATTATTACTAACCGTGATCTAAGATTTGAGGATAATCTTAGTCAACCCTTAAGAAATATCATGACTCCAAAAGAACGTTTGGTGATAATGAAAGAAGGGGCCACATTAGAAGAAGCTAAATCTTTGATGCATAAACATCGACTTGAAAGAGTACTTATAGTAAATGATGATTTTAAACTAAGAGGTTTAGCTACTGTTAAGGATATAGTTAAGAATACTGAGCACCCAATTGCAAGCAAAGATTCTAGGGGGCAATTAATAGTTGGAGCAGCTGTAGGCATTAATCCAGGAACTGAAGAAAGAGTCGAAGCACTTGTAGTATCAGGTGTTGACGTTATAGTTGTGGATACAGCACATGGACATTCTAGAGGAGTTCTAGATAGGATTAAATGGATAAAAAATAATTTTCCTAATTTAGAAGTAATAGGTGGTAATGTTGCTACTGGAGCTGCTGCAAAAAGCCTAATAGAACACGGAGCTGATGGCATAAAAGTCGGAATAGGTCCAGGATCTATCTGTACTACTAGAATTATATCTGGAGTTGGAATACCTCAAATAACAGCAATATCAGATGTATCTAAAGCAATAAAGGGATCTAACATTCCAATAATAGCTGATGGCGGAATTAGATATTCTGGAGATATAGCCAAATCTATAGCTGCCGGTGCTTCTTCATGTATGATGGGAAGTATTTTTGCAGGAACAGAAGAGGCACCTGGAGAAATTACAATATTTAAAGGAAGAACTTATAAATCTTATAGAGGCATGGGTAGTATTGGTGCTATGGCAGATGGATCTGCAGATAGATACTTCCAGAGCAATAAAAGTACTGATAAATTAGTACCCGAAGGAGTTGAGGGAAGGGTTGCTTATAAGGGAAGTGTTATATCAATAATATATCAACTTATAGGTGGTCTACGTGCTTCTATGGGCTATTGTGGTTGTTCTTCTATAAATGACATGCAAGAGAACACAGAATTTGTTGAAATTACATCATCTGGAATATACGAGTCTCATGTGCATGATATAAATATTACTAAAGAAGCGCCTAATTATAGATCAGATTAA
- a CDS encoding YbdD/YjiX family protein encodes MLFNFGKRAITASKYLGDTLRLMVGIHSYENYINHMKNKHPDKEPMPYEEFFKTCQNSRYGSNGNAKCC; translated from the coding sequence ATGTTATTTAATTTTGGTAAAAGAGCTATAACAGCAAGCAAGTATCTCGGTGATACTCTTAGATTAATGGTTGGGATTCATAGTTATGAAAATTATATTAACCATATGAAAAATAAGCATCCTGATAAAGAACCAATGCCGTATGAAGAATTCTTTAAAACATGTCAGAACTCTAGGTATGGATCTAATGGGAATGCTAAATGTTGCTGA